CCGGGACCCGCTGCACCCTGTGGGTGCCGCTCTCGAACTTAAGCCGTCCGTATGCCATCTTCCCGGATATCGAAAATATTACTTCCTTGTAGCCGCCCTTTTCCGTGGTGCTCGCGTCGATCGGTTCCACCTTCCATCCCTTTTTGGCGGCATACTTCGAGTACATGCGCAGGAGGTCCGCCGCGAAGAGGCTCGCCTCCAGCCCCCCGGTGCCGGCGCGTATCTCCATTATGATATTCCTGTCGCCGTCCGATTCTCCCTCGAGCATCATATCCTCTATCCTGGCGGCCGACTCCTTCAATTTTTTCTCCAGATGGTGCCTCTCCTCTTCGGCCAGCACAAGGTACTCCTTATCGTGCGTCTTCTCGTGCAGCACCTTGACCAGGTCCCTGAGGTCATGGGAGATCTTCAGATATTCCCTGTACTCCTCCACGACGGGAGTTATACCGGAAAGCTCTTTCGCATACCTCTGATACTCAGCCGTATTCCCTATGACCTTCGGATCGGCCACAAGACGGTGGAGCTCTTCGTAGCGCCTGCTCTTGTCTTCCAGCACCTTCTCGAACATGATCTATTGGCCCTTGGCCCCTTCCGCTCCGGGTGATGCCGGTTCCGCGGGTGCCGGCGGTTCTGCCGGCGCCTGGGCCTCCGGTGCCGCCGCTTCGGCGGCCTTCCCCTTCGCCTTCTTCGACTTCACCTTGCCGGCGTACCTCTTGGCGAACTTCTCGACCCTCCCGGCCGAATCTATCAGCTTCTGCTTGCCCGTGAAGAACGGGTGGCACTCGGAACATATATCCACGTGGATATTCTGTTTCGTCGAGCGGGTATGTATCGTCGCGCCGCATACGCACGTTATAGTCGTCTCTTTATATTGCGGGTGTATCTTCTCTTTCACGTCTTCCTCCTTGTTTCGCTCTCTTTACTTATTCATGCTCATCAGGAACTCGGCGTTCGTCTTCGACTTCGACAACTTCTCTATCAGAAGCTGCATCGCCTCGTCTGTATTAAGCTCATTCAGGACCTTCCTCATGAGCCATATCCTTTTCAATTCGTCTTCGTGGACCAGTAGCTCTTCCTTCCTGGTGTTGGAACGTTTTATGTCTATGGCCGGGTATATCCTCTTCTGGAAGAGGTTCCTGTCGAGCTGCAACTCCATGTTGCCCGTCCCTTTGAACTCTTCGAATATGACCTCGTCCATCCTAGAACCGGTGTCCACAAGCGCCGTCGCTATGATCGTCAGGCTCCCGCCCTCCTCGATGTTCCTGGCGGCTCCCAGGAACCTCTTCGGTTTCTGGAGCGCGTTGGAATCGACTCCGCCGGAGAGTATCTTGCCCGAATGCGGGACGCAGGCATTGTATGCGCGCGCAAGGCGGGTGATGGAATCGAGCAGTATCACGACGTCCTTCTTGCACTCCACAAGGCGCTTCGCCTTCTCGAGGACTATCTCGGCGACCTGTATATGGCGCTCGGCCGGCTCGTCGAACGTCGAGCTTATGACCTCGCCTTTGACCGACCTCTGCATGTCCGTCACTTCCTCCGGCCGCTCGTCGATGAGCAGCACTATAAGGACCGCTTCGGGATAGTTGGTGGTGACGGCGTTCGCGAACTTCTGCAGCAGGACCGTCTTCCCGCTGTACGGCGGGGCCACGATCATGCCGCGCTGCCCTTTGCCGACCGGTGTCAGGAGGTCCATGATGCGCATGGAGACCTCCTGGGGTTTCGTCTCGAGCAGGAACCGTTCGTTCGGATAGAGCGGCGTCAGGTTGTCGAAGAGCGTCTTCTCCTTCGCCTCATCGGGGTTCTCGAAATTGACCGCCTCGACCTTGAGCATCGCGAAGTAGCGCTCTCCCTCTTTCGGCGGCCGTATCTGGCCGCTGACGGTGTCTCCGGTCTGCAGGCCGAACTTGCGGATCTGGGACGGCGATATGTATATATCGTCCGGCCCGGGCAGATAGTTATAGTCCGGGCTCCTCAGGAACCCGAACCCGTCGGGGAGTATCTCCAGGACGCCCTTCCCGAATATGAGCCCCTCCTTTTCGGTCTTCGCCTGCAGGAGCTTGAATATCAGGTCCTGCTTCTTGAGGCCGCTTATACCGTTTACGTTCAACTCCTTGGCAAGCTTGGTCAATTCCGCAATGCTCATCGCCTTAAGATCTGCTATCTCCATACCTTCCTCACTTTCCTCCATAGTTTCATTATCTGCTTCCTCGTTTCGGATCTCGTACCGCTGTTATCTATCACGAGATCCGCCATCTCTATCTTCCTCTGAAGCGGCATCTGGCTCCGTATCCGCTTCGTTATTTCCGTTTCCGTCATGCCGAACTTCTTCGCGCACCGCTCTATCTGCGCCTTCCTCGATGCCTTAACCACGATGAGCATATCGACAAGCCCTGTAAGGCGCGCCTCGATAAGGAGCGGCGCGTCGATCACCTTTATCCTTTTCCCGGCGGAGATCCTCTCCTTTATCCGGCTCGTGACGACCGGATGCACTATCCTGTTGAGCAGGGCCAGCTTACCCGGGTTACCGAAAACGATACCGGCCAATCTCTTCCTGTCGATATCCCCGTTCCGGCCCAGTATCTCTTTCCCGAAAAGGCGCACGGTCTTTTTATAGGCCGGCGACCCTTTCTTAAGCGCCCTGTGCGCTATCCTGTCGGCATCTATGACATCCGCGCCGAGACGCCTGAATACGGAGGCGGCGAACGTCTTCCCGGTGCCGAAGCTTCCCGTAAGGCCTATCGTCTTCATTTCGCCTTCATGCCGGTGTAAAGGTCCGCGTAAGTCCTGGCCGAGCTGGCCCATGAGAAATCGAGCGCCATAGCCCGCTGCACAAGCTCCGCCCACAGCTCCTTGTCCCTGTAAACGGTCAGCGCCTTCTTTATGGCGTCGAAGAAGTCCTCGTGCTTATAGTTGGTGAACGTGAACCCGTTGCCGCTGCCGGACCTCGGGCTGAACTCCTCTACGCTGTCCTTCAACCCGCCCGTCTGCCGGACTATAGGTATCGTGCCGTACCTGAAGCTGATCATCTGGCTCAGGCCGCACGGTTCATACTTCGACGGCATCAGGAAGAGGTCGCTCGCGGCATATATCTTCTGGGCGAGCGTCGCGTCGAAGCGCAGATTTATCGAAGCGTTCCTCGCGTGTTTCCTTGCCATCTTCTGGAAAAGGACATGATACTTCTGCTCTCCGGTCCCCAGCAGGACGAACTGGACCTTCATCGACAGCAGCTGGTCGATGATCTTAGCCAGGAGGTCCAGCCCTTTCTGGTCCGCAAGGCGCGTGATCAGGCCGATCATCGGGATGTTCCTGTCTATCCTGAGGCCGAGCTCCTTCTGGAGCCCCTCCTTATTGGCGTACTTATCCGATATCTCCCCGGCCGAATATTTTTTGAATATCTTCGTATCGGTCGCCGGGTTCCACGCATCGTAATCGATGCCGTTCAGTATTCCGCATAACGAACTCTCCCGGTTCTTCAGGACCCCCTCAAGGCCGTACCCGAACTCTCTGGTGAGTATCTCCCTGGCGTATGTTGGGCTCACCGTCGAGATCCGGTCCGAGTAGACCATGCCTGCCTTCATCAGGTTGACCTTGTCGTAGAATTCGAAATAGTTTATATGGAAAAGGACCCAGTCGAGGCCTATCTTAGGGTACTCCTCTTTCGGGAAGATCCCCTGGTATGCAAGATTGTGTATGGTGAAGAGCGTCTTCGTTCCGGCAAAGAACGGGTCGTACTTATATAACGTATTGAGGTAGACGGGGACGAGCGCCGTCTGCCAGTCATTGCAATGTATGATGTCCGGCCTGAACCCCTCGCGCAGGGACCGTTCCAGCACCTCCCGGGAGAAGAAGGCGAACCGGTCCAGGTTATCGCCGTAGTCGCCGAACTTATCACCGTACAGCTCAGGCCTTTTATAATAGTCGTCGTTACGGACGAAGTACACCTTCACGGACTTGCCTATGGTCGTCTCATCGCCCTTCACCTTTATCGAAGCGTACCCGGGCATTATGACCCTGACGTCTACACCGAGCGCTTCCAGCGCGAGCGGCAGGCTCCCCGCGACATCCGCCAGGCCTCCCGTCTTCGCGAACGGCGCCACTTCACTGGACGCCAGCAGAACTTTCAACTTCTCCATTATACCCCCTCCATATCCAGCCAGTTTTTACCGGCCTCGACATGCGCCTCGACCGGGACATCCAATTTTATGACATTCTCCATCCCATCCCTTATGACAGGAAGGACATCATCGAGCTCTCTCTTCGGGACGTCGAAGACGAGCTCATCGTGCACCTGCATGACCATGGCGCTAGACGGGTTCTTCTTCTCCAGCCGCTCGTGTATCGCTATCATGGCTACCTTTATTATATCGGCGGCGGAACCCTGGATCGGCGTATTTATGGCGGTCCTCTCTGCGAACTGCCTGAGGCGCATATCGCGGCTATTGATCTCGGGTATGTACCTGCGCCTGCCGAGTATCGTGGTCACGAAGCCGTTCTCCCGCGCGTACCCTATCAAACCTTCGAGGTATTCCCGAACGTCCGGGTAGCGCTCGAAATACGCGTCTATGAACTCCTTTGCCTTCTCCACCTCTATGCCGAGCCCCTGTGACAGGCCGTAAGGGCTCATGCCGTATATGATACCGAAATTTACCGTCTTGGCCATATTGCGCATCTCTGTCGTCACTTCGCCCTCCTCCACGCCGAACACAAGATGGGCGGTGAAGGCATGGATGTCTCTCCCCTCCCTGAAAGCGGCCCTCAGGTGCTTATCGCCCGATAGATGGGCCAGCACCCTGAGCTCTATCTGTGAATAGTCGGCCGATATCAGGACCCGGTCCTTGCCGGATGTGATAAAAGCCCGCCGTATCTTCTTCCCTTCGTCCGTCTTTATCGGTATATTCTGCAGGTTCGGCCCGCTCGACGAAAGGCGCCCCGTAGCCGTGACGGTCTGGTTGAATGACGTATGGACCTTTCCCGTAGCCGGGTTTATCAGCTCCGGCAGCGAGTCGACATATGTCGATTTCAGTTTCGCCAGCTCCCTGTACTCCAGGAGGATCTTCGGCAACGCATGTTTTGATGCAAGTTTTGTCAGCACCTCTTCGTCGGTCGATATCCCCGTCTTGGTCCTCTTCACTACGGGGAGCTTCAACTTTTCAAAGAGGACCACGGAGAGCTGCTTCGGCG
The genomic region above belongs to Candidatus Omnitrophota bacterium and contains:
- the prfA gene encoding peptide chain release factor 1 codes for the protein MFEKVLEDKSRRYEELHRLVADPKVIGNTAEYQRYAKELSGITPVVEEYREYLKISHDLRDLVKVLHEKTHDKEYLVLAEEERHHLEKKLKESAARIEDMMLEGESDGDRNIIMEIRAGTGGLEASLFAADLLRMYSKYAAKKGWKVEPIDASTTEKGGYKEVIFSISGKMAYGRLKFESGTHRVQRVPETEASGRIHTSAATVCVLPEAEDVEMEIRPEDIRIDVFRAGGKGGQGVNRTDSAVRITYLPTGMVVTCQDERSQLKNKAKAMRVLRARLFDMKREEHDKKISASRKAQVGSGDRSEKIRTFNFPDRRVTDHRIGLTVHNLEEVLEGGLDDIIDALKAEEKKMRLAASR
- the rpmE gene encoding 50S ribosomal protein L31 produces the protein MKEKIHPQYKETTITCVCGATIHTRSTKQNIHVDICSECHPFFTGKQKLIDSAGRVEKFAKRYAGKVKSKKAKGKAAEAAAPEAQAPAEPPAPAEPASPGAEGAKGQ
- the rho gene encoding transcription termination factor Rho → MEIADLKAMSIAELTKLAKELNVNGISGLKKQDLIFKLLQAKTEKEGLIFGKGVLEILPDGFGFLRSPDYNYLPGPDDIYISPSQIRKFGLQTGDTVSGQIRPPKEGERYFAMLKVEAVNFENPDEAKEKTLFDNLTPLYPNERFLLETKPQEVSMRIMDLLTPVGKGQRGMIVAPPYSGKTVLLQKFANAVTTNYPEAVLIVLLIDERPEEVTDMQRSVKGEVISSTFDEPAERHIQVAEIVLEKAKRLVECKKDVVILLDSITRLARAYNACVPHSGKILSGGVDSNALQKPKRFLGAARNIEEGGSLTIIATALVDTGSRMDEVIFEEFKGTGNMELQLDRNLFQKRIYPAIDIKRSNTRKEELLVHEDELKRIWLMRKVLNELNTDEAMQLLIEKLSKSKTNAEFLMSMNK
- the coaE gene encoding dephospho-CoA kinase (Dephospho-CoA kinase (CoaE) performs the final step in coenzyme A biosynthesis.); amino-acid sequence: MKTIGLTGSFGTGKTFAASVFRRLGADVIDADRIAHRALKKGSPAYKKTVRLFGKEILGRNGDIDRKRLAGIVFGNPGKLALLNRIVHPVVTSRIKERISAGKRIKVIDAPLLIEARLTGLVDMLIVVKASRKAQIERCAKKFGMTETEITKRIRSQMPLQRKIEMADLVIDNSGTRSETRKQIMKLWRKVRKVWR
- the glgA gene encoding glycogen synthase GlgA yields the protein MEKLKVLLASSEVAPFAKTGGLADVAGSLPLALEALGVDVRVIMPGYASIKVKGDETTIGKSVKVYFVRNDDYYKRPELYGDKFGDYGDNLDRFAFFSREVLERSLREGFRPDIIHCNDWQTALVPVYLNTLYKYDPFFAGTKTLFTIHNLAYQGIFPKEEYPKIGLDWVLFHINYFEFYDKVNLMKAGMVYSDRISTVSPTYAREILTREFGYGLEGVLKNRESSLCGILNGIDYDAWNPATDTKIFKKYSAGEISDKYANKEGLQKELGLRIDRNIPMIGLITRLADQKGLDLLAKIIDQLLSMKVQFVLLGTGEQKYHVLFQKMARKHARNASINLRFDATLAQKIYAASDLFLMPSKYEPCGLSQMISFRYGTIPIVRQTGGLKDSVEEFSPRSGSGNGFTFTNYKHEDFFDAIKKALTVYRDKELWAELVQRAMALDFSWASSARTYADLYTGMKAK